The Eremothecium cymbalariae DBVPG#7215 chromosome 8, complete sequence genome has a window encoding:
- the ASP1 gene encoding asparaginase ASP1 (similar to Ashbya gossypii AGR357W), with amino-acid sequence MTLTSEFFNAISNVIHLKILKYTSEQVKSSTVRVTFSKGQNNLTEATNIHKCSIRGLIYCWIMPNSDLEIKTINPELSSSQFIIQPHTDDPMDNLRTTSLTKSNSANSSESSNTQPIKSKCLPKIKILGTGGTIASKGVFGYQTAGYHIDLTIQDLLAAIPDISNVCQIEYEQLCNVDSKEIDEVAMLKIYRAISDSLQRFNGIVITHGTDTLSETAFFVESTIDCGNVPIVFVGSMRPSTSVSADGPMNLYQAICIAANAESRQRGVLVSLNDQISAGYYITKTNANTLDSFNVRQGYLGNFVNNEIHFYYPPVKPLGCCKFKLCIKPDQLSLNLAPVVILYAHQSFSPNLIKSVVSDYKGIVIATMGSGSLPDSVNKVCYDLGIPVVYSKRSMDGMVPVASLPSPPSDPNSHLIASGYLNPEKSRILLQLCLTENYTLKHIRKVFQGVYGG; translated from the coding sequence atgaccTTGACTTCGGAATTTTTCAACGCTATTTCAAACGTTATCCatttaaaaattctaaaataCACCAGCGAACAAGTAAAAAGTTCAACTGTGCGAGTCACTTTCTCGAAGGGACAGAACAATTTAACAGAGGCTACAAACATACATAAGTGTAGCATTAGGGGcttaatatattgttgGATAATGCCTAATTCTGATTTGGAGATCAAAACGATTAACCCGGagctttcttcttctcagTTTATCATCCAGCCCCATACCGATGATCCTATGGATAATCTACGGACTACATCTTTGACGAAGTCGAATAGCGCTAATTCAAGTGAATCCTCGAACACGCAGCCCATCAAGTCAAAATGTCTAccaaaaatcaaaattctaGGTACAGGAGGGACTATTGCATCTAAAGGTGTGTTTGGATACCAAACTGCAGGATATCATATCGACTTGACTATTCAGGACTTGTTAGCAGCCATCCCAGACATTTCAAACGTTTGCCAAATTGAGTATGAACAACTATGTAATGTGGATTCTAAAGAGATTGACGAAGTGGCtatgttgaagatatatcGTGCAATCTCTGATTCCTTGCAAAGATTTAATGGTATTGTCATTACGCATGGTACCGATACTTTGTCTGAAACTGCTTTCTTCGTGGAAAGCACAATCGACTGTGGTAATGTTCCaattgtatttgttggCTCTATGAGACCTTCTACTAGCGTGTCCGCAGACGGTCCAATGAATTTGTATCAGGCCATTTGTATCGCTGCCAATGCAGAATCGCGGCAACGTGGTGTTCTTGTATCGTTAAATGATCAAATATCCGCTGGATACTATattacaaaaacaaatgcAAACACTTTAGATTCGTTCAACGTAAGGCAGGGGTATTTGGGAAACTTTGTGAATAATGAgattcatttttattaccCTCCTGTGAAGCCACTAGGGTGCTGCAAATTTAAGCTTTGCATTAAGCCAGACCAGCTTTCTTTAAACCTAGCACCTGTTGTTATCCTTTATGCTCACCAGTCATTTTCTCCGAATTTAATTAAATCTGTTGTGTCTGATTATAAAGGAATTGTCATAGCCACGATGGGATCGGGGTCGCTGCCTGATTCAGTTAACAAAGTATGTTACGATTTAGGAATACCCGTAGTATATTCCAAACGTTCAATGGATGGGATGGTTCCAGTAGCAAGTCTTCCTTCCCCACCATCAGATCCAAATTCCCACTTAATAGCATCTGGGTATTTGAATCCAGAGAAAAGTAGGATACTACTACAGTTGTGTTTAACTGAGAACTACACTCTAAAGCACATCAGAAAGGTGTTCCAAGGAGTTTACGGTGGTTGA